GCCCGGGCGGCCAGCTCCCAGGCGAGGAACGCGTCGTCGCCGTCGAAAGGCGCGGGGTTCTGGGTGCGTGTGAGGTCAAGGGCGCCCAGGACTTCGCCCCGGGCCAGGAGCGGTACGGCCAGGTAGGAGTGAACGCCGGCCGCCGCGAGGAGGGAGGCGGCCTCGCCATGCCGGGCGATGCGCTCCAGATCCCGACGGGTGGTGTGGGGCACCAGCACCGGTTGGCGGGTGCGCACGCACTGGGTGATCAGGCGGTCGCTGTCGTAGGTGGCGAGTCCCCCTGGGGGGTCGGCCACGCTGACCGCCTCGGTGGAGTCGGCCGCGCTCACGGCGAGGGTGCGGAAGAGGGCCGGTCCCTCGTGCGGGGCGGTCCGCAGGTCGAGGGCGCTGTCGAGTACGTCCACGGCCGCCACATCGGCCAGGACCGGTACGACGAGGTCGGCGAGCTCGCGCGCTGTCGCTTCCAGATCGAGGGTGGTACCCACGCAGGCGGAAGCCCTCGCGATCAGTGTCAGCCGTTGCCGAGCCTGTGCCGCCTCGGCAGCGGCTCGATGACGCTCGGTGACGTCGATGACGGAATAGGCCAGGCCCAGCACCCGCCCACCGGAATCCTCCAGCCTGTAGTACGAGACGGACCAGGCGTGCTCGTGGTCCGGGTCGGAGGGGGGACGACACACGATGTCCCGGTCCACGACCGACTCGCCCGTCTCCAGGACACGGCGCAGACGTGCCTCGGGATCCGTGTCCAGGTAGGTCAGGATCTCGCCGACGGGCCGGCCGAGACGCTCGGCGGCGGACTGACCGGTGATGCGTTCGAGCGCAGGATTCATGGCCACGTACCGCAGGTCCGAGTCCAGAATGGCCAGCCCGATCGGGGACTGGGACACCAGACGCATGGCAAGCGCGGCATCTCGCTCGATCCGCTCCACAGCGGCCTGGTCCGCGGCGAGGCCCAGGGCGTAGACGTCACCCAGGTCGTCCAGCAGCCGCATGTTGCGGAACTCCACCAGGCGGGTGCTGCCGTCCTTGTGCCGGATCGGGAACGCCCCGGCCCAGTCGGTGCCGGATTCCATGACCTCGGCGAACAGCTTGATCACCGCGTCCCGGTGCTCCTCGTGGACCGTCAGCCGGGCCGCGTGCTGACCCAGGGCTTCCGCGGCGGTGTAGCCGAACAGGTCCTCGGCCTTCGGGCTCCAGAAGACCACCTGGCCCTTCGCGTTCAGCACCACCGCGGCGACGCTGAGCAGATCAAGCAGGCCACTGGGCGGCGCGGCAGAACCCGCCACCGACCGGCCGTGGCCTGCTCGGGAGGAGTCCGTCGTGCCCATGCCTCACTTTCCTTCCCGCTCGGCGCCTCGGCTCGTGCCCTACCGGCGGGTGTTCTGCCTTCATCCATGGTCGTCCCAGACCTGGGAGCACACATCTGGACCGGCGGCCGGCCATGCCGGCCGTCGCCTTCGATCACGCACACGCAGGATGCCCCGGTGATCCCCGTCATGCACAGATACCGAAGGCCGCAGCTACGAATGAGAAGGTGCCTCGCCCTTGGCCCACAGTGAGCGCACATGGCCCAGATGCCGGGTCATGCACTGCTGGGCGGCTTCGTCGTCGCCGGAGAGCATGAGATCCACAAGCTCCAGGTGTTCCTCGGCCGAGGGGATCAGTTCGCCGCGCCGGTCCAGGGCGGTCAGGCCGTACAGGCGGGAGCGCTTGCGCAGGTCGCCGACTGTTTCGACGAGGCGGTCGTTGCCGGAGAGCGCCAGCAGCGAGAGGTGGAACCGGCGGTCGGCCTCCAGGTAGCCGGTGAGGTCGTGGTCGTGCGCGGCCCGCACGATCTCCTCGGCGATCGGACGCAGCGCTTCCAGGTCCGCCTGCGACGCGGTCCGCGTGATCCGGCCGACCATGGGGACCTCGATCAGGGTACGGATCTCGGTGTACTGGTCGAGGTCGTGCTCGTTGACCTCGGTGACCCGGAAGCCCTTGTTGCGCAGGGGCTCGACCAGGCCCTCGCGGGCCAGGTCGAGCATCGCCTCACGGACGGGCGTCGCGGAGATACCGAAGTCCTCGGCGAGCGTCGGGGCCGAGTAGACGTGGCCAGGGCGCAGTTCACCCGAGATGAGGGCGGCGCGCAGGGCGTGGGCGACCTGGTCGCGCAGGCGTTCCCGGGCGGTGACGAGGTTGCTTGCCTTCAGATGCCCCATGCTGTTCCTCCGTGCCCCGACCGGAGCCCGCCAGCGTGTAGGTACAATGTCACATTGCTTCGGGCGTCAGGGTGTACGTACGGCTCGTGCTGTAGAAGTCCAGGGCGGCCCTGCCCTGCTCCCTCGGGCCGTGGCTGGATGCCCCGGTCCCACCGAAGGGCAGATGGAAGTCGACCCCGGTGGACGGCGCGTTGACGCGGATCATGCCGGTGCCCAGACGGTCGAGCCCGTGCAGCACCGCGTCGAGGCCGGCCGTGTGGACCGAGGTGACCAGGCCGTAGCGGCTGGAGTCGGTGATCCGTACGGCGTGCGTCAGGTCGTCCGCGGGCAGCAGGGCCGCGATCGGGCCGAAGACCTCCTCACGCAGCAGCCGGTGGTCCGGGGGGACCTTTTCCACCAGGGTGGGTGCCGCGTACCAGCCGTGTTCCCCGGCAGCGGAGCCGCCGGCGAGAACGGACAGGCCGCGGGAGGCTTCCTCCACCCGGTCGCGGGCCTGCTCGCCGATGAGCGGTCCGCACACCGTGGCCGGGTCGGCCGGGTCGCCCACCCGAAGCGTGCGCAGTGCCTCCGTGAGGGCTTCGCGCAGCGGGTCCAGGGCGGCACCGACGGCGATCACACGGCTGGTGGCGGTGCACTTCTGCCCGGCGTAGCCGGCGATCGCCGAGGCGATGTGCGCGGCGGCCTGTTTGATGTCGGCGTCCGGGAGGACGATCGCCGCGTTGAGCCCGCCCATCTCGGCCTGGACCGGGACGCCCAGGGCCACGGCGGCCCCGACGACCGCGTTACCCACTGCGGTGGAGCCCGTGAAGGAGACCACGTCGGCGGCGGCGATGACGGCCCGGCCTGCCACGGCACCGCCGGGGACCACGGTGAACACCCCGGCGGGCAGAGCCTCGCCGAGGATCTCGGCGAGGCGCAGGGCACATGCGGTGGCCTCCGGTGCCGGCTTCAGGACGACCGAGTTGCCCGTCGCCAGTGCCGGTGCAGCCTTCCAACCGGGGATGGCGAAGGGGAAGTTCCACGGTGTGATCAGCCCCGCGACGCCGTGCGGGCGGCGCCGGGTCAGCAACAGGCCCGGTCCGTGCGCCGTTTCATGGACGGCGCCGGTGGGCTCGAAGGGGGCCTGGGCGTAGTAGCGCCAGATCGCGGCCGTGCGCGCCACCTCGGCCCGTGCCTCGGTGAGCGGCTTGCCCACTTCGCGTACGGCGAGTGCCGAGAGCTCTTCGGCGGCGGCCTCGATGGCCTCGGCGACGGTGGTGAGGGCCGCCGAGCGGGCGGCCGCACCGCCGGTGAGCCAGTCGGCCTGGGCGGCGCGGGCCACCTCCACTGCCTCGGCCGTGGAGGTGGCGCCGGCGGCGGGGAGCCGTACCACGATGTCGGAGGGGTCGGCCGGATTTCGGGAGACGACGGAAGGGGACTCGTTCACAGGAGCCACAGGAGTCACAGGAGTCACAGGAGAAAACCTCCGGGAAAGGGTCGTCCGGGTCGAGGAGGTCGGAGTTGCCCTGAGCGCGTCCTGCCTCCCCATAACACTTGCGTCACGTGTGACATTGCATATGGGACCTGTGCCGCCCCGACCTCTGCCGGAATGCCCTCGTCGCTCCTTACCATCCGCGCCATGGATCTGGAGGTACGGCACTTGCGCGTGATCTGCGCGATCGCGGAGGCCGGAAGTCTGACCCGGGCCGCCGCGTCGTTGCGTATGACCCAACCGGGGCTGAGCGCCCAACTGCGGCGCATCGAAGTCATGCTGGGCGGACCGATCTTCGACCGCGGGCAGGCCGGCGCCGTGCCCACCGCTCTGGGCGAGCTGGTGCTGCCCCGGGCACGGGCGATCCTGCCGGGCATCGACGGCCTGCTCTCCGACACCGCCCGCGCCGCCCGCTGCGGAACCGCCCCCGGCCGCGTCCGTCTCGGTTCGGTGGGCGCGCCGCTGCTGGCCGATCTCATCGTGGCGGCAAGGGAGTTGGTCCCCGGCTCGGAGGTGACGACCCGATGCCAGTACTCGCCGTCGCCGCTGCTGGACGACCTCGGGGCGGGCCGCCTGGAGGCGGCGGTCCTCGGCGACAACCCCGGCCATGAACTCCCGCCGCGCGAGGGAGTCGTCCTGCGCCCGGTCGTCACCGAGCCCGTCTTCGCCCTGCTTCCGTCCACCCATCCGATGGCCGGCCGCGAGGAGGTGAGCCTGACGGAACTCTTCGAGGACGCGTGGGCCATGCCCCATCCGGACAGTGACCGCACCCGGGAGTACTGGGCGTCCGTCTTCTCCCGGACGGGCCGTCAGCCGCACACCCCGTACGAGGCGGAGGGCCGGCAGCTGATCGACATCGTCCGGGCGGGCCTGGCCGTCAGTCTCTGCCAGGCGACCTTCATCGAGGTGCCCGGCGTCGTGGTACGTCCTCTCGCCGGCGATCCGCTGTGGTACCGCCACGTCCTCGGCTGGCGCCGCGACGGACCGCTGGCGGCATACGGCGATGAGATCGTCCGCAGGGTGGCCGAGGGCTATCTCGCCACCTGTGCCGCCGCACCGGCCTACGCACGGTGGCGCAGGTGCCATCCGGAATCGCCCTGTCCCACCGGGTGAGCCGGTGCGGCGGCGGGCCGCCGTCACCGCTTGCCGATCGAGATCTCGTCATGGAGGGGGCTGCTGACGCCGACATCGATCCGCACACCCGTGGCGGGATCGCTGAAGGTCTGGCCCGAGTGGAACGCGGCCATGTCCAGGGCCCGGCAGCCCGGGGGCGGGGTGGCGCCCGGGTTGCCGTTCACGATCTGGACCGGGCCGTAGCCGGTCTGGGTGGAGGTGTCCACCTTGTAGATGAGCACACCGGTGGAACAGGTCTGGCTGTCGGCGCCGATGGCCCTGCGGGACTCGGCGACATAGGCGGTGGTCGCGCCCGTACGGATCACCGCGATCTTCGTTCCGCCGGGGCTTTCGACCGCCTTCAGGCGAACGGTGCGGTGTCCGGCCGAGGCGAGGCAGGCGACCTGGGGGTCGTCGATCCAGCCGAGCTTCCACCGTTCCCATCCGAGGTGCTGCGGGGAGGCGCCGGCGATGTCGCCCATGAGGTCCCAGCCGCCGACGAAGCGGTGGTAGTCGGTGCCGGTGAACGCGTAGAGATCGGGCAGACCGAAGGTGTGGCTGGTCTCGTGGTCGGCGACCTTGTAGCCCCAGTGCCACATGTCCTGCCCGAACGTCACGGCCCACTTGAGGCGCTTGCCGTCAGCGGTGATGCCCGCGGAGGTGGGGTCGTACAGGTACGTCGGCGAGAAGGTGATCGCGGAGGCGGACTTCGCAGGGACGATGTAGACCATGTCGTACCGGGAGAAGTCGGCGTACGGGTCGGCGGCTGCCACCGCCTGGCGGACGTACGCCTCGTGCTGCTCGAAGGTGATCCCGCGCTGGAAGCCGTAGCTGGTGGAGTCCTGCGGCATCCGTATCCACCGGTCCAGCGGGGTGATGTCGAGCGCGGTCCGTCCGTAGGAGTCGCGTTTCATCCACTGGGCGGCCGGGGCGAGTTGCCGGTAGTAGTCGGAGATGGGGTCCGCTGCCTGGGCGTCGGGGAAGTCGACGAACAGCATGAGCACATGCTTGGTGCCCAGGGGCTGCTGGAACTGGGTGTGGTCGGTGGTGTGGCCCTCGTCCGTCCAGCCGGTGCCGCCGGGAAGGGCGCAGTCGGTGGCCGGGGTGGTGGCATGTGTCGGTTCCGGGGCCGCGTGCGCGGTCGGGGCGGCGGTTCCGAGCGACAGGAACGCGGCCGCCGCGGCCCCGGCGGCAAGGCCTCTCAGCCTCTGTGTGGATCCGGTCATGTCCATGTGTCTCGCTTTCGGGTTGGTGCGGGAAGGTCAGGCCCGGCCGGCGGCCATGTCCATCAGGCGGGACAGCACGCCTTCACCGGACGCGGTCAGCCCGTCGTGCTCCCACTCGTTGGTGACCCAGGCGCGCAGCGCACCGACCGAGCGCGCGGTCGGCAGGGACAGCTCGGCTGGCACGTACATGTCGTCGTGGTAGATCACGGCGGCCACCGGCACCTGGTTCGCCGCCAGTCGCGGCGGGGAGTACAGCTCGGGCCAGTCGGTCCGCTCGGCCAGCAGCCGGACCGCGTCGCGGAACGGCCGCAGCCCGGCGATCTCGTCGTACATCCAGGGGTAGAACATCTCGCCGGTGAACAGCAGCGGGTCGGCGTCCTCGGCGAACTCCGGGTGGTCGGCGAGCCCGCGGGCGGCGGCCCAGTCGGTGGGCTTGCCTCCGTGCGCGAAGATGGCCTCCTGGAGCACCGCGAAGAGCGGGTTGTCGACGAGACCGGTCAGGTTCATCACCTGGTGCAGGAAGGTCGCCGAGAGTTCGCCGTCGGCGCCGAGGGCTTCGTCCAGCAGCCAGTGCAGGCGCTGGGCTCCCTCTCCCATGCCCAGCATCAGGCCGAGCGTGCGCAGCCGCCGGACGGTGAGCCGGTCCCCGTCGGGCAGCCGCACCGTTCGGCGCTCCAGCAGGCCGGTGATCCGCCGGACCAGTTCGCGGTCACCGGGGTAGCGGGCGTAGAAGGCGGTCGTCTTCTGCCCGACCCGGGGATACGTGGCCGCGTAGACGTCGTCGGCGGTGGTCTCCAGGCCGGGCAGGCCACCGGCGATGTAGCAGGCACGGAGTGCTTCGGGGGCGCGGGAGAGGTAGGTGAGGGTGAGGAAGCCGCCGTAGCTCTGGCCGAGCGTCTCCCATGGCTCACCGCCGCACAGCTGATGCCGGATCAGCTCCGCGTCGGCGACGATCGAGTCCGCGCGGAAGAGGGCGAGCCGGCCGGCCAGCTCCCGGGCATCGGAGAACCGCCCGGCCGACCGGGCCGTGACCGGGGTGCTGCGTCCGGTGCCCCGTTGGTCCAGCAGCAGCACCCGGTGGGTTGTGAGGGCGCGGGCGAGCCACCCGGTGGTGGCGTTCAGCGGCCGGGGCGACTTGCCTCCGGGTCCGCCCTGCAGATACAGCAGCCAGGGCAGTCGCTCGCCGGCGCGTGCCGGGTCGGCCAGTTCGCGGGCGAACACCTGGATCGAGGGGCCCGCGGGGTCGGCGTGGTCGAGCGGCACGGTGAAGGTGTGGTCGGTCACGGCGAGTCCGGGCAGGCGGTAGCTGCGGCTCATGGGGTCCTTTCCTCGCTGATCGACACGGACGGCGGCTGCGGCAGCGGCTCGGGGTAGTGGCAGGCGACCTCGTGGCCCGCGGTGAGCGCGCGCAGCACGGGCCGCTCGGCGGCGCAGCGGTCGGCCGCCCTCGGGCACCGGGTGCGGAAGGGACAGCCACTCGGCGGATCGAGCGGACTGGGCAGGTCGCCGCTCAGGACGATCCGCTCGCGGGCTCGTTCGGCGTCCGGGTCGGGCAGCGGTACGGCGGAGAGCAGGGCGTGCGTGTACGGGTGCGCGGCGCTGCCGTAGAGGGTGTCCCGGTCGGCCGTTTCCACGACCGTGCCCAGGTACATCACGGTGACGCGGGTGCTGATCTGGCGGACCGCGCCGAGGTCGTGCGCGATGAACACGTAGGCGAGCCCGTACTCCTGCTGCAGGTCCTTGAGCAGGTTGAGGATCTGCGCCTGCACCGACACGTCGAGCGCCGAGACGGGCTCGTCGCACACCACCAGTCTCGGCCGCAGCGCCAGCGCCCGGGCGATGCCGATGCGCTGCGCCTGGCCGCCGGAGAACTCGTGGGGGTAGCGGGCGGCGTGCTCCGGCCTGAGGCCCACCCGCTCCAGCAGCTCTTCCACCGGTTCGTCGGCGGTCATCTGCTGGTACCGGTACGGCGCCGTCAGGATCTGCCGGACGGTCTGCCGGGGGTTGAGCGAGGAGAAGGGATCCTGGAAGACCATCTGCAGGTCGCGGCGCACCGGTCGCATCGACTGCTCGTCCAGCGCGGTCAGTTCGCTGCCGGCCACGCGGATGGTGCCCGAGGTGGGCTCGATGAGCCGGGCCAGCAGCCGGGCGACGGTGGACTTGCCGCAGCCGGACTCGCCGACCAGCCCCAGCGTCTCCCCCGCGTCCACCCGCAGTGACACACCGTCGACCGCCCTGACGTGTCCGGCGAGCCGCCGGGTCAGACCGTGCCGTACGGGGAACCGCTTGACCAGGTCGCGCGCTTCGAGCAGCGGTGTGTGCACGCTGTTCACGCGGTCACCTCCGGTGCCGACAGGGTGGGCAGCCGGTCGGGCAGCGGCCCGTCGAGGCGGGGTACGCAGGCCAGCAGGCCCTTGGTGTACGTGTCGCGCGGGCGGTAGAACACCTCGCGGACCGTGCCCCGTTCGACCGCGCGCCCGCCGTACATCACGACCACCTCGTCGGCCAGCCCGGCGACCACGCCCATGTCGTGGGTGATGAGCATGATGGCGGTGCCGGACCGCTGCCGCAGTTCCCGCAGCAGATCCAGGATCTGGGCCTGCACGGTCACGTCGAGCGCGGTGGTCGGTTCGTCGGCGATGAGCAGGTCGGGCTCCAGACACAGGGCCATCGCGATCATCACGCGCTGGCGCATGCCGCCGGAGAACTCGTGCGGATATGCGCGGGCGCGCCGCTCGGGCTCGGGGATGCCGACCCGGTCGAGCATGCGCACCGCGACCCGGTGCGCCTCGCGGCGCCGGGCCCGGCGGTGTGCGGAGAAGGCTTCGGCGATCTGGAAGCCCACGGGGTAGTAGGGGTTCAGACAGGACAGCGGATCCTGGAAGATCATCGCGATGCGGTCGCCGCGCAGCCGGCGCAGTGCCCGCCGGTCCAGTCCGGTCAACCGCTGTCCGTCGAAGCGGACTTCACCGGTGATCCGGGCATCGGGCAGCAGGCCCATGACGGCCAGGCTGGTGACGGACTTGCCGCTGCCCGACTCGCCGACCACGCCGAGCACCGCCCCGGCGGCCAGGTCCAGATCGAGGCCGTCGACGGCGCGTACGCCGCCGGCGAAGTCCACGGTCAGATCACGTACGGTCAGCAGGGTCATCCCACGGCCCTCACTCTCGGGTCCAGGAGCGCGTAGACCAGGTCGACCGCGACGTTGGCGATCACGACGAAGGTCGCGGCGAACAACGTCACGCCGAGGATCACCGGCTGGTCGGCGCTGTTGATCGCGTCGGCGGCGAGCTTTCCCACACCGGGCAGACCGAAGACCGACTCGGTGATGAGGGCGCCGCCGAGGAGCGCGCCGAGGTCCATGCCGAAGATCGTCACGATGGGCATCAAGGCCGGCCGCAGCGCATGGCGGCGCAGCACGGTCGCTTCGGGCAGACCCTTGGCGCGGGCGGTGCGGACGTAGTTCTGGCCGAGGCTGTCGAGCATCTCGCCGCGGGTGATCCGTGCGTAGATCCCGGCGTAGAGCATCGCCAGGGTGATCCAGGGCATGACCATGGACTCCGCCCAGCCGACCGGATCCGCGGTGAGCGCGATCGCCTGCGGATAGGGCAGCAGACCGAGCTTGACGACGAGCAGGTACTGCAGCACCAGAGCGGTGAAGTAGACGGGCAGCGAGACACCGCCCAGCGCGGCTGTCATCGCCGCCCGGTCCCACAGGCTGCCCCGGCGCAGCGCGGAGATCACCCCGGCCGTGACACCGACGATCAGCCACAGCACCGCGGCGCCCATGGCGATGGAGATGCTCACCGGCAGCCGGTCGGTGAGCATCCGCCACACCGGCTGATCGGTCTGGAAGCTGAATCCCAGACATGGAGCGGGGCAGTGCACGGCCTGCGCGCCCGTGCCGTACGTGCGGCCCGCCGTGAAGCCGACGAGATAGTCACGGAACTGCACGAACACCGAGTGGTTCAGGCCGAGCGTGGTGCGGATCTCGGCGATGCGCTCCGGGCTGCACGCCTTGCCGCAGGCGCCCTGGGCCGGGTCGGCGGGCATCAGATAGAAGATCGCGAAGGTGGCCGCGCAGACCACCAGCAGGATCGCCGCCGTCGCGGCCAGTCTGCGCAGGACATAGAGGATCATCGTCGGCGGCTCCGGGGGTCGAGCGCGTCCCGTACCGCGTCGCCCAGCACGTTGAAGGCGAGCACGGTGACGAAGAGAAAGGCGCCTGGGACGAGGAAGTAGACGGGGTCGGCGGCGTACCACGGCACCGCCGAGGCGATCATCTGGCCCCACGAGGGGGTCGGCGGGCGTACTCCGATGCCGAGGAAGGACAGGCCCGCCTCGGTGGCGACGTAGCCGGGGATCGACATGGTCGCGACCACGAGGACCGGCCCGCTCAGGTTGGGCAGGACCTCCCGCACCAGCAGCGCGCCCCGGGAGGCGCCCAGGACCCGGGCCGCCGCCACGAACTCCCCGCGGGCGAGCACCATCGCCTGGCCGCGCACGATCCGCCCGACGTACGGCCAGCCGAAGAAGCCGAGCACGACGACCAGCAGCAGTTGCCGGTTCACGCCCGGGGCCGCGGAGATCAGCGCGATCATGAAGATCAGGGCGGGGAAGGACATCAGCAGGTCCATCAGCCTGCCGACGATCGTGTCGGTCCAACCGCCGAAGAACCCGGCGGCCAGCCCGAGCGCCGTGCCGAGCGACACCGACAGGACGGTGGCGAGCAGGGCGATCAGCAGCGAGACCCGGGCGCCGTACACGACACGGGCGAGGATGTCCCGGCCGCTGCCGGGCTCCACGCCCAGCCAGTGCCCGGCGCTGATCCCGCCTCCGGTGCCGCGCGGCAGTCCGCCGAGCGCCGGATTGACCGCGTCGGAGTGGAACTCGGTCGGGGACGTGCCGGCGACCCAGGTGATCAGCGGGGCCGCGAGGGCGATCAGCACCAGGAGGACGACCACCGTGAGAGCGACGGCGGCGGAGCGCTGTGCCAGCAGCCGGCGCAGCACAGACGTCTCTCGGGGGCCGCCGCGGCTCGCCGCGTCGGCCGGCAGGGAGGCGGGGAGCGTGGCGGTCACTTGCGCAGCCCCAGGGAGACCAGATCCAGTCGTCCGACGTAGGCGATGTGCCCGTATGCGCCGGTGACATGAGGGCCGGTCAGGACGGCCGCCTTGTCCCACAGGAACGGCACGACCGGAGCATCTGCCATGATCTGCTTGGCCAGTTGGCCGTAGGCGGTCGCGGCGGCAGCGGGGTCCTTCATCGCGGCGATCGCGTCGATGCGGGCGTTGACCTTGGCCGAGTCGTACTGGGCGTGGTCGTTGTTGCCCTCGGGGGTGATCAGCCGGCCGTCGAACACGAGCGGCAGGTAGGTGGAGGCGCCGGGCCAGTCGGGTGTCCAGCCGTCGATCACCAGGTCGTGTTCCTGGGCGGTGTTGCCCACCGTGCTGTAGAACGCGGACGAACTGATCGCGTTGATCTTCACCTTGATCCCGGCCTTGGCCAGGGACGCCTGCACCACCTCACCCTGCGTCTGACCGCCCGCGGTGGCCGGGGTGTCGAGGGTGAGGGTCAGGTCCGAGGCGTGGCCCGCCTGGGCCAGGAGCGCCTTGGCCTTGGCCGGATCGCCCTTGCCGCCGGGGCTCGGATAGGGATCGTCGGGGACGGCGCCGGGCAGCGACGGCGGCAGCAGGGTGGTGGCGAGTCGGCCGGCGATCGGGCCGCCCCGGGCGGTGCGCAGTGCGTCCTTGTCCAGCGCGTAGGCGATCGCCTGCCGTACCCGGACGTCGTCGAGGGGCTTGTGCCGGGTGTTGATGCTCAGGTACCGCGTGTTGATGGACTCGCCGACGACCAGCCTCTTGTGCACCGCGGGGTTGGCCATCACCGGCCCGACCGAGGCCGGGCCGACCGGCTCGAAGGCGACCGCGTCCGCGTCCTGTCCCTGAGCGGCGATCAGCCGCTGGTCGACGACGGCCGCGTCGAGGTTGAGATCGATCACGATCGTGTCCGGCAGGCCCTTGCGCACGGTGTCGGTGGCCGGACTCCAGTAGGTGTTGCGGACCAGTGTGAGCCGTTTCTTGGGCTCGAATGCCCCGATCTTGTACGGGCCGGAGGAGAAGGGCCTGCTGTCGTAGCGGACGCCGGTGTCCTTGTCCTGCGGAACCGGTGCGAAGATCGGCAGCGACACGGCGGAACCGAAGTCGGCCACCGGCCGGCTGAGCTTGAAGACGATCGTCCGGTCGTCGGGGGTCCCGATCGAGGCGAGCCCCTGCTTGTCCTTGTAGGGGCCCTTGTAACTCCGGGCCCCGGCAAGCCACATGCGCGCGTACGGCGGGCCTTCGGGGAGTTCCGCGGCGAACGACCGCTCGACCCCGTACTTGATGTCCCGGCTGGTGATCGGCCGTCCGTCCTCGAACTTCACCCCTGCCTTGAGCGTGAAGGTCCAGGTGCGGGCCCCGTCGCTCGGGCGGCCGGTGTCCGTCGCCAGATCCGGCACGATCTTGCCGCCGGCCGGGCCGGGTGCCGCCGCGTACGTCGTCAGCGTCCGGTAGACGAGGCGGCCCACGTCCTCGGAGGAGGTGACGTAGTTGCGGGCCGGGTCGAGGTGCTCCAGGTCGAGGCTGGAGAGCACATGAAGCGTGCCCCCCTTGCTCGCGGGCCCGCCCTGCCCCTCGCCGTCGCCGGCTCCCCCGCAGCCGGCGACGGCGACGAGTCCCAGGGCAGCGGCCATGACCATCCCCGAACGTCGTGCTCTCACGATGACTCCCTACGATGTTCCGTGGCCTCGTATGCGATGTGACATTGCACAGTGGCTTTGCGCCAAGGGTGGAGGCGGTCGGCCCCCGCAGCCAGATCCCGGATCCCCACAACATCGCGTTATGGGAATCCGCTCAGCGGCATCCGTCCCTACGGGGTCACCACTTGTAGGTCCAGACCGTGTCGGTGTACGCGTCGGAGCTGCGTACGGAGATCCTGATACGGGCGCTGCCGTCCTCGAACCACTGACCCGGTTGCCAGGTCTGCATGTCCTGCGCGGTGCAGTTCCCGGTGGGCGCGGCGGCGTCGGGGTTGGTGACCACCTGGACCGGCCCGCCGCCGGACGGCGTCGAGGTGTCGACCTTGTAGATGAGAACGCCGGTGGCGCAGGCGCCGGAGTCGTCGCCCGCGGCCTTGCGGGACTCCGCGACGTAGGCGGTGGTGCCGCCGGTCCTGATCACGGCCAGTTTGTAACCGCTGCCCCCGTATTCCACTCCGTTCAGGGTCGTGGCATACGTATCCGCCGTGGACAGGCAGGAGACCTGGGAGTCGGTGATCCAGCCGAACTTCCATGCCTCCCAGCCGAGGTACTGCGGGGCCGGGCCCGAGATCAGGCCCATGAGGTCCCAGCCGCCGACGTACCGGTTCTGATCGCCACCGAAGGCGTAGAGGTCGGGCAGGCCGAAGGTGTGACCGGTCTCGTGGTCGGCGACCTTGTAGCCCCAGGTCCACATGTCCTGGCCGAACGTCACCGCCCAGTGGACCGTCACCCAGCTCCGGGTCACGCCGTTCCACACCTGGGTCGGCCGGTCCGGGTCCTGGATGAAGGTGGGGGAATGGCCGATCGCGGTCGCGGTGCCGGTCGGCACGATGTAGAACATGTCGTACCGCGAGAGGTCGACGCCGGCGTCGGCTGCGCCGGTGAGCGCGTCCCGCACATAGGTCTGGTGCGTGGCCCAGGAGAATCCGCGCTCCCAGTCGTAGTCGGTGGAGTTCCTGGGCATGCGCACCCAGTTGCCGTACGGCGCCTGGAGGTTGAGCCACGTCCTGCCGTAGGAGGCGTTCCACATCCAGTCGGCGGCTCCCGACAGTTGGTCGTAGTACGGCGTCAGGGGCAGCGAGGTGCCGACGGCGTCGGGGAAGTCGACGTAGATCACGGCCACG
Above is a genomic segment from Streptomyces fodineus containing:
- a CDS encoding M6 family metalloprotease domain-containing protein — its product is MTGSTQRLRGLAAGAAAAAFLSLGTAAPTAHAAPEPTHATTPATDCALPGGTGWTDEGHTTDHTQFQQPLGTKHVLMLFVDFPDAQAADPISDYYRQLAPAAQWMKRDSYGRTALDITPLDRWIRMPQDSTSYGFQRGITFEQHEAYVRQAVAAADPYADFSRYDMVYIVPAKSASAITFSPTYLYDPTSAGITADGKRLKWAVTFGQDMWHWGYKVADHETSHTFGLPDLYAFTGTDYHRFVGGWDLMGDIAGASPQHLGWERWKLGWIDDPQVACLASAGHRTVRLKAVESPGGTKIAVIRTGATTAYVAESRRAIGADSQTCSTGVLIYKVDTSTQTGYGPVQIVNGNPGATPPPGCRALDMAAFHSGQTFSDPATGVRIDVGVSSPLHDEISIGKR
- a CDS encoding alpha/beta fold hydrolase, whose product is MSRSYRLPGLAVTDHTFTVPLDHADPAGPSIQVFARELADPARAGERLPWLLYLQGGPGGKSPRPLNATTGWLARALTTHRVLLLDQRGTGRSTPVTARSAGRFSDARELAGRLALFRADSIVADAELIRHQLCGGEPWETLGQSYGGFLTLTYLSRAPEALRACYIAGGLPGLETTADDVYAATYPRVGQKTTAFYARYPGDRELVRRITGLLERRTVRLPDGDRLTVRRLRTLGLMLGMGEGAQRLHWLLDEALGADGELSATFLHQVMNLTGLVDNPLFAVLQEAIFAHGGKPTDWAAARGLADHPEFAEDADPLLFTGEMFYPWMYDEIAGLRPFRDAVRLLAERTDWPELYSPPRLAANQVPVAAVIYHDDMYVPAELSLPTARSVGALRAWVTNEWEHDGLTASGEGVLSRLMDMAAGRA
- a CDS encoding ABC transporter ATP-binding protein, coding for MNSVHTPLLEARDLVKRFPVRHGLTRRLAGHVRAVDGVSLRVDAGETLGLVGESGCGKSTVARLLARLIEPTSGTIRVAGSELTALDEQSMRPVRRDLQMVFQDPFSSLNPRQTVRQILTAPYRYQQMTADEPVEELLERVGLRPEHAARYPHEFSGGQAQRIGIARALALRPRLVVCDEPVSALDVSVQAQILNLLKDLQQEYGLAYVFIAHDLGAVRQISTRVTVMYLGTVVETADRDTLYGSAAHPYTHALLSAVPLPDPDAERARERIVLSGDLPSPLDPPSGCPFRTRCPRAADRCAAERPVLRALTAGHEVACHYPEPLPQPPSVSISEERTP
- a CDS encoding ABC transporter ATP-binding protein, translated to MTLLTVRDLTVDFAGGVRAVDGLDLDLAAGAVLGVVGESGSGKSVTSLAVMGLLPDARITGEVRFDGQRLTGLDRRALRRLRGDRIAMIFQDPLSCLNPYYPVGFQIAEAFSAHRRARRREAHRVAVRMLDRVGIPEPERRARAYPHEFSGGMRQRVMIAMALCLEPDLLIADEPTTALDVTVQAQILDLLRELRQRSGTAIMLITHDMGVVAGLADEVVVMYGGRAVERGTVREVFYRPRDTYTKGLLACVPRLDGPLPDRLPTLSAPEVTA
- a CDS encoding ABC transporter permease, with translation MILYVLRRLAATAAILLVVCAATFAIFYLMPADPAQGACGKACSPERIAEIRTTLGLNHSVFVQFRDYLVGFTAGRTYGTGAQAVHCPAPCLGFSFQTDQPVWRMLTDRLPVSISIAMGAAVLWLIVGVTAGVISALRRGSLWDRAAMTAALGGVSLPVYFTALVLQYLLVVKLGLLPYPQAIALTADPVGWAESMVMPWITLAMLYAGIYARITRGEMLDSLGQNYVRTARAKGLPEATVLRRHALRPALMPIVTIFGMDLGALLGGALITESVFGLPGVGKLAADAINSADQPVILGVTLFAATFVVIANVAVDLVYALLDPRVRAVG